A region of Streptomyces halobius DNA encodes the following proteins:
- a CDS encoding DUF7059 domain-containing protein, producing the protein MGTVSTHLPTADAQDPESSARTARLREALLAASFTADGLLDLLGAPAYAALARSETVPALRATRGDSSLETLVRLFLLQRPVALRRARAALPVADCLTDGWLVQEGDDVRARVDVRPYGGPEGQDWWIVSDLGCAVGGAGGIRGVGEAERAQLVLGVGGASTTLAGITTRRPVGRALDLGTGSGIQALHAAQHATQVTATDLNPRALRIAALTLALSGARPAELREGSLFEPVGEETFDLIVSNPPFVISPRHAEGARLTYRDGGMGGDDLCRTLVQQAAAHLNDDGYCQLLANWEHAEGEEWTERLRSWVPRGCDAWIVQREVQDVTQYTELWLRDAGDHRADEAAYAARYDAWLDEFEARKTKAVGFGWIALRKSGAEHPSVTVEEWPHPVEQPLGDCVARHFESQDYLRATDDAALLSGHFRLADEVVQEQVGLPGAEDPEHVVLRQNRGMRRATKVDTVGAGFAGVCDGSLPAGRILDAIAQLVGEDPVRLRDRTPEAIRLLIEQGFLEPVAPGS; encoded by the coding sequence ATGGGGACCGTGAGTACGCACCTCCCCACCGCAGATGCCCAGGATCCCGAGAGCAGCGCCCGTACCGCCCGGCTGCGCGAAGCGCTGCTGGCCGCCTCCTTCACCGCCGACGGCCTGCTGGACCTGCTGGGCGCGCCGGCGTATGCCGCGCTGGCCCGCAGCGAGACGGTCCCCGCGCTGCGGGCGACCCGCGGCGACAGTTCCCTGGAGACCCTGGTGCGGCTGTTTCTGTTGCAGCGCCCGGTGGCGCTGCGGCGGGCCCGGGCCGCGCTGCCGGTGGCGGACTGCCTCACCGACGGCTGGCTGGTGCAGGAGGGCGACGACGTACGCGCCCGTGTGGACGTCCGCCCGTACGGAGGCCCCGAGGGCCAGGACTGGTGGATCGTCTCCGACCTGGGCTGCGCGGTCGGCGGCGCGGGCGGCATCCGGGGCGTCGGGGAAGCGGAGCGTGCGCAGCTGGTGCTCGGCGTGGGCGGCGCCTCCACGACCCTCGCCGGGATCACCACCCGCCGGCCCGTCGGCAGGGCGCTCGATCTCGGTACCGGCTCCGGCATCCAGGCGCTGCACGCCGCCCAGCACGCCACCCAGGTGACGGCCACCGACCTCAACCCCCGGGCGCTTCGGATCGCCGCGCTGACGCTGGCGCTGTCCGGGGCGCGGCCGGCTGAGCTGCGGGAGGGGTCGCTGTTCGAGCCGGTCGGGGAGGAGACCTTCGACCTGATCGTGTCCAACCCGCCGTTCGTGATCTCGCCCCGCCATGCTGAAGGGGCCCGGCTGACGTACCGGGACGGCGGGATGGGCGGCGACGACCTGTGCCGGACGCTCGTCCAGCAGGCCGCCGCGCATCTCAACGACGACGGCTACTGCCAGCTGCTGGCCAATTGGGAGCATGCGGAGGGCGAGGAGTGGACCGAGCGGCTGCGCTCGTGGGTGCCGCGCGGCTGTGACGCCTGGATCGTGCAGCGGGAGGTGCAGGACGTCACCCAGTACACCGAGCTGTGGCTGCGGGACGCCGGCGACCACCGCGCCGACGAGGCGGCGTACGCCGCGCGGTACGACGCCTGGCTCGACGAATTCGAGGCGCGCAAGACCAAGGCCGTCGGCTTCGGCTGGATCGCGCTGCGCAAGTCCGGCGCGGAGCACCCGTCCGTCACGGTCGAGGAATGGCCCCACCCGGTCGAACAGCCGCTGGGGGACTGCGTGGCACGGCACTTCGAGAGTCAGGACTATCTGCGCGCGACGGACGACGCGGCGCTGCTGTCCGGCCACTTCCGGCTGGCCGACGAGGTGGTGCAGGAGCAGGTCGGGCTGCCCGGCGCGGAGGACCCGGAGCATGTGGTGCTACGTCAGAACCGCGGAATGCGGCGGGCCACGAAGGTGGACACGGTCGGTGCGGGCTTCGCCGGGGTGTGTGACGGCTCGCTGCCGGCCGGGCGGATTCTGGACGCCATCGCCCAGCTCGTCGGCGAGGATCCGGTCCGGCTGCGGGACCGTACGCCGGAGGCCATCCGGTTGCTGATCGAGCAGGGGTTCCTGGAGCCGGTGGCGCCGGGGAGCTGA
- a CDS encoding small secreted protein, giving the protein MNKKLVAALSGGAALLLALTGCGDDNKELNDWAKRFCDPAQAQFKKIQDANAAMQTADDGSADSKKVQQTDAAAFQKISDAYASLAKSLDKAGPPPSEGGEEAQKNAVRELNSLSRGYADLKKQVEALDTKDKLKFADGLRKLSKGINKLNEQSEAAFKKLESGDVGKAMAAQKGCQAQGGKVSPAPSPKKS; this is encoded by the coding sequence GTGAACAAGAAGCTAGTGGCTGCACTGTCCGGCGGTGCGGCACTTCTCCTCGCGCTGACGGGCTGCGGCGACGACAACAAAGAGCTCAACGACTGGGCGAAGAGGTTCTGCGACCCCGCGCAGGCCCAGTTCAAGAAGATCCAGGACGCCAACGCCGCCATGCAGACGGCGGATGACGGCAGCGCGGACTCCAAGAAGGTCCAGCAGACCGATGCGGCCGCCTTCCAGAAGATTTCCGACGCCTACGCCTCGCTGGCCAAGTCCCTGGACAAGGCGGGCCCCCCGCCGAGCGAAGGCGGCGAGGAGGCCCAGAAGAACGCGGTCAGGGAACTCAACTCGCTGTCCAGGGGATACGCCGACCTCAAGAAGCAGGTCGAGGCGCTGGACACCAAGGACAAGCTGAAGTTCGCGGACGGCCTGCGGAAACTCTCCAAAGGCATCAACAAGCTCAACGAGCAGAGCGAGGCGGCCTTCAAGAAACTGGAGTCCGGCGACGTCGGCAAGGCCATGGCCGCGCAGAAGGGCTGTCAGGCGCAGGGCGGGAAGGTCTCCCCGGCGCCGTCGCCCAAGAAGTCGTAG
- the tmk gene encoding dTMP kinase translates to MTRAEQPTVVPPTSGALAADSRERAVGALLRFAPLKRLWSAQFVGGIGDALSMLVLVLLVLQAALYVPAGGEAAFGGGYQGAALAIAVVFAARLLATLLFGAVLLGPLSALTSPAAKRAEGPPSSGPLDRRWTMIGADGVRLALLVIAPLWIDWTPADALAWLLVTVFVVGVAERFWTVARESAAPALLPAPPPEGAAVRPLPDNMDALRRLSLRTGFVALPIAAAALVAVTLIGKLLATGVDWFDTHQAALGSYVAAGLFAASVSILYFIELPDTQTPRPRSPLEGLRRPKTANGADKGRTGAVPLLVLACATTAAAISAAVSLAVLHAFDLDGGPATFALMVLALTGGTVGGIRGACKVLPALSRRRLLALAVAVTGLALLAVGLVPDTTTVLLLALLAGVSAGVAADTGHVLLEQETEESRTARTTEHLHAVVRIAVALAALVAPILAAVIGPHSLGNESFVFAHGGAAFTLMLVGALLLPVAAWVLGKVDDRQGVTLRHDLREALRGGDPAQAPAATGFFIALEGGDGAGKSTQVEALAEWIRGKGHEVVVTREPGATSVGKRLRSIILDVSTYGLSDRAEALMFAADRAEHVNSVIRPALERGAIVITDRYIDSSVAYQGAGRHLAPTEIARISRWATDGLVPHLTVLLDVSPETARERFTEAPDRMESEPAEFHERVRAGFLALAAADPARYLVVDAGQEPETVTTVVRHRLDQVLPLSEAEIEAQAKARKAAEEEARRRAEEEAARKAEEERQERERQAQLARLRAEEEERKRQEAEQAKALEEARQAAEARQRAEGARQAAEAERQRREAEERARQAEQERLRKQAEEEARLRAEAEERRLEKQRKAEAALLRAEQARVAAAAAEAKAAAEAAAAAEAAGASGAADAAEADTTETPIAELRKRAQEGGEPSSGASGDAGSSGTGGAGAAGPPGGSGGSGAAGSSGSDSERTASLPRPGAPGAADETAVLPVRDARFAGPDADETAVLPPVGDAGHGPAPQGHGARDDDPADRVPRWVFRDDGPNGPNRPDNPNDAGARQQSGPAEPGTERTRELPQIDPATGRPVEPPQRGRRRPEWAEETPLDDLPTLADELLGSRPDEDRDNGAGGEDGRRGGRGRRG, encoded by the coding sequence ATGACGCGAGCCGAGCAGCCAACGGTCGTGCCCCCCACTTCCGGCGCCCTTGCCGCGGACTCCCGCGAGCGCGCCGTAGGCGCACTGCTGCGCTTCGCCCCGCTGAAGCGACTGTGGAGCGCCCAATTCGTCGGGGGCATCGGCGATGCCCTGTCCATGCTTGTCCTGGTCCTGCTCGTCCTCCAGGCGGCGCTGTACGTACCGGCGGGCGGCGAGGCCGCCTTCGGCGGCGGCTACCAGGGCGCGGCCCTGGCGATCGCCGTGGTCTTCGCGGCGCGTCTGCTGGCGACGCTGCTCTTCGGCGCCGTCCTGCTGGGCCCGCTCTCCGCGCTCACCTCCCCCGCTGCCAAACGCGCGGAGGGACCCCCATCGTCCGGGCCGCTGGACCGCCGCTGGACGATGATCGGCGCGGACGGGGTGCGGCTGGCGCTGCTGGTCATCGCCCCGCTCTGGATCGACTGGACACCGGCCGACGCGCTGGCCTGGCTGCTGGTGACGGTCTTCGTCGTCGGCGTCGCCGAGCGCTTCTGGACCGTGGCCCGGGAGAGCGCGGCGCCCGCGCTGCTGCCCGCGCCTCCCCCCGAGGGCGCCGCCGTACGGCCGCTGCCGGACAACATGGACGCGCTGCGGCGCCTCTCCCTGCGCACCGGTTTCGTCGCGCTGCCGATCGCGGCCGCCGCGTTGGTGGCCGTCACCCTCATCGGCAAGCTGCTGGCCACCGGCGTCGACTGGTTCGACACCCACCAGGCCGCGCTCGGCTCCTATGTGGCCGCCGGTCTGTTCGCCGCCTCCGTATCGATCCTCTACTTCATCGAGCTCCCCGATACGCAGACACCGCGGCCGCGCTCTCCGCTGGAGGGCCTGCGCCGCCCGAAGACGGCGAACGGTGCCGACAAGGGGCGCACCGGCGCGGTCCCGCTGCTGGTGCTCGCCTGCGCGACGACCGCCGCCGCGATCTCCGCGGCCGTCTCGCTCGCCGTCCTGCACGCCTTCGACCTCGACGGCGGACCGGCCACCTTCGCGCTCATGGTGCTCGCGCTGACCGGCGGCACGGTCGGCGGCATCCGTGGCGCCTGCAAGGTGCTGCCCGCGCTCTCCCGGCGCCGGCTGCTGGCCCTGGCGGTCGCCGTCACCGGCCTCGCGCTGCTGGCCGTGGGCCTGGTGCCGGACACCACGACGGTGCTGCTGCTGGCGCTGCTCGCGGGCGTCAGCGCCGGCGTCGCGGCCGACACCGGCCATGTGCTGCTGGAACAGGAGACCGAGGAATCCCGCACGGCCCGTACGACCGAGCATCTGCACGCCGTCGTACGGATCGCGGTCGCGCTGGCCGCCCTCGTCGCGCCGATACTGGCCGCGGTCATCGGCCCGCACAGCCTCGGCAACGAATCCTTCGTGTTCGCGCACGGCGGTGCCGCCTTCACCCTGATGCTGGTCGGCGCGCTGCTGCTGCCGGTCGCCGCATGGGTGCTGGGCAAGGTCGACGACCGGCAGGGCGTCACCCTGCGGCACGATCTGCGGGAGGCGCTGCGCGGCGGCGACCCGGCGCAGGCGCCCGCCGCCACCGGCTTCTTCATCGCCCTGGAAGGCGGCGACGGCGCCGGGAAGTCCACCCAGGTCGAGGCGCTCGCGGAGTGGATCCGCGGCAAGGGCCACGAGGTCGTGGTGACCCGTGAGCCGGGCGCCACCAGCGTCGGCAAGCGGCTGCGCTCGATCATCCTGGACGTCTCGACGTACGGGCTCTCGGACCGGGCCGAGGCGCTGATGTTCGCCGCCGACCGCGCCGAGCACGTCAACAGCGTGATCCGGCCCGCCCTGGAGCGCGGCGCGATCGTGATCACCGACCGCTACATCGACTCCTCCGTCGCCTACCAGGGCGCTGGACGCCACCTCGCGCCCACGGAGATCGCCCGGATCTCGCGCTGGGCCACCGACGGACTCGTCCCGCATCTGACGGTGCTGCTGGACGTCTCCCCGGAGACCGCGCGGGAACGCTTCACCGAGGCGCCGGACCGGATGGAGTCCGAGCCCGCCGAATTCCACGAGCGGGTACGGGCCGGTTTCCTGGCCCTGGCCGCCGCCGACCCGGCGCGCTATCTCGTCGTGGACGCCGGACAGGAGCCGGAGACCGTCACCACGGTCGTACGGCACCGCCTCGACCAGGTCCTGCCGCTGTCCGAGGCCGAGATCGAGGCGCAGGCCAAGGCCCGCAAGGCGGCCGAGGAGGAGGCCCGCCGCAGGGCCGAGGAAGAGGCCGCGCGCAAGGCGGAGGAAGAGCGGCAGGAGCGCGAGCGGCAGGCGCAGCTCGCCAGGCTGCGCGCCGAGGAAGAGGAGCGCAAGCGGCAGGAGGCCGAGCAGGCCAAGGCCCTGGAGGAGGCCCGGCAGGCGGCCGAGGCCCGGCAGCGCGCCGAGGGGGCCCGGCAGGCGGCGGAGGCGGAGCGGCAGCGCCGGGAGGCCGAGGAGCGCGCCCGCCAGGCCGAGCAGGAGCGGCTGCGCAAGCAGGCCGAGGAGGAGGCGCGGCTGCGCGCCGAGGCGGAGGAACGCCGCCTGGAGAAGCAGCGCAAGGCGGAGGCGGCGCTGCTCCGTGCCGAACAGGCCCGGGTCGCGGCGGCCGCGGCGGAGGCGAAGGCGGCTGCGGAAGCGGCTGCGGCTGCTGAGGCGGCCGGTGCATCCGGCGCGGCTGATGCGGCCGAGGCGGACACGACGGAGACGCCGATCGCAGAGCTGCGGAAGCGGGCGCAGGAGGGCGGGGAGCCGTCTTCCGGGGCGTCCGGGGATGCCGGCTCGTCCGGTACCGGTGGGGCAGGGGCTGCCGGTCCCCCTGGCGGGTCTGGTGGGTCCGGTGCTGCGGGCTCGTCCGGCTCGGACAGTGAGCGGACGGCCTCGCTGCCGCGGCCGGGGGCGCCGGGCGCCGCGGACGAGACGGCGGTGCTGCCCGTACGGGACGCCCGCTTCGCCGGCCCGGACGCGGACGAGACGGCCGTCCTGCCGCCCGTAGGGGACGCCGGTCACGGTCCCGCCCCCCAGGGGCACGGTGCGCGGGACGACGACCCCGCCGACCGGGTGCCGCGATGGGTGTTCCGCGACGATGGCCCGAATGGCCCGAACCGCCCGGACAACCCGAACGATGCAGGGGCGCGGCAGCAGTCCGGCCCCGCCGAGCCGGGCACCGAGCGGACCCGCGAACTCCCGCAGATCGATCCGGCGACGGGCCGCCCGGTGGAGCCGCCCCAGCGTGGCCGCCGCCGACCCGAATGGGCGGAGGAGACCCCGCTGGATGATCTGCCGACGCTCGCCGATGAGCTCCTGGGCTCGCGTCCGGACGAGGACAGGGACAACGGGGCGGGCGGCGAGGACGGCCGCCGGGGAGGCCGGGGACGGCGCGGCTAG
- a CDS encoding DUF2752 domain-containing protein: MGPVVQPVFSAQPIGPTAASIRKRTLLRAAAALGVGAAGAVYLWNTNPHQPGQLLLPCPLRWATGVLCPLCGGTRMAYDLLHADVVTAFHDNMVLLVLGVPAMVYVVARWLTAGLKGRYFRPRLTARGNAVVLGIAAVWMVARNLVG, translated from the coding sequence ATGGGCCCTGTCGTACAGCCCGTGTTCTCCGCACAGCCCATCGGTCCCACCGCCGCGTCGATCCGGAAGCGCACCCTCCTCCGAGCGGCGGCCGCGCTCGGTGTCGGTGCGGCGGGCGCCGTCTACCTCTGGAACACCAATCCGCACCAGCCCGGACAGCTCCTCCTTCCCTGCCCCTTGAGGTGGGCGACCGGGGTGCTGTGCCCGCTGTGCGGCGGCACACGGATGGCGTACGACCTGCTGCACGCGGATGTCGTGACGGCCTTCCACGACAACATGGTGCTGCTCGTCCTGGGCGTGCCCGCCATGGTCTACGTCGTCGCACGCTGGCTGACCGCGGGGCTGAAGGGCCGCTATTTCCGGCCGCGGCTGACCGCCCGTGGCAATGCCGTGGTGCTGGGCATCGCGGCGGTGTGGATGGTCGCCCGCAATCTCGTCGGCTGA
- the topA gene encoding type I DNA topoisomerase, protein MSPTSETAKGGRRLVIVESPAKAKTIKGYLGPGYVVEASVGHIRDLPNGAAEVPAKYKGESWARLGVNVESDFEPIYVVNSDKRDQVKKLKELLAESDELFLATDEDREGEAIAWHLQEILKPKVPVHRMVFHEITKDAIREAVANPRDLNQKLVDAQETRRILDRLYGYEVSPVLWKKVMPRLSAGRVQSVATRLVVERERERIAFRSAEYWDLTGTFATGRAGDASDPSALAARLTTVDGRRVAQGRDFGANGQLKNTDVLHLDEANARALAAALESTDFTVRSVESKPYRRSPYAPFRTTTLQQEASRKLGFGAKVTMQVAQKLYENGYITYMRTDSTTLSGAAIAAARRQVTQLYGAGYLPDKPRTYAGKVKNAQEAHEAIRPSGDRFRTPAETGLTGDQFRLYELIWKRTVASQMKDATGNSVTVKIGGTASDGRDAEFSASGKTITFHGFLKAYVEGADDPNAELDDRERRLPQVAEGDALSAREITVDGHATKPPARYTEPTLTKELEEREIGRPSTYVSILGTILDRGYVFKKGTALVPSFLSFAVVNLLEKHFGRLIDYGFTAKMEDDLDRIARGEAQAVPWLRRFYFGEGEAAGAASEAGNGDGDHFGGLKELVEDLGAIDAREISSFPVGDDIKLRVGRYGPYVERGEKDAEGHQRADVPDDLAPDELTVEYAEELLAKPSGDFELGRDPVSGHQIVAKDGRYGPYVTEILPEGTPKTGKNAVKPRTASLFKSMSLDTVTLEDALKLMSLPRVVGKDAEGVEITAQNGRYGPYLKKGTDSRSLESEEQIFTITLDEALAIYAQPKVRGRAAAKPPLKELGTDPVSGKPVVVKDGRFGAYVTDGETNATLRRDDDVEAITAERGYELLAEKRAKGPAKKKTAKKAPAKKTAAKKTAAKKTVAKKTAAKKTAAKKTTTAKKTTAKKTATAARKTAASAED, encoded by the coding sequence TTGTCCCCGACCAGCGAGACCGCAAAGGGCGGCCGCCGACTCGTCATCGTCGAGTCGCCTGCCAAGGCGAAGACGATCAAGGGCTACCTCGGCCCCGGCTATGTCGTCGAGGCCAGCGTCGGGCACATCCGCGACCTTCCCAACGGTGCGGCAGAGGTCCCGGCGAAGTACAAGGGCGAGTCGTGGGCCCGTCTCGGTGTGAACGTCGAGTCCGACTTCGAGCCGATCTATGTGGTCAACAGCGACAAGAGGGACCAGGTCAAAAAGCTCAAGGAGCTGCTGGCCGAGTCCGACGAACTCTTCCTCGCCACCGATGAGGACCGCGAGGGCGAGGCCATCGCCTGGCACCTGCAGGAGATCCTCAAGCCCAAGGTCCCGGTCCACCGGATGGTCTTCCACGAGATCACCAAGGACGCGATCCGTGAGGCCGTCGCCAACCCGCGCGACCTGAACCAGAAGCTGGTCGACGCCCAGGAGACCCGCCGTATCCTCGACCGCCTCTATGGCTACGAGGTCTCGCCGGTGCTGTGGAAGAAGGTCATGCCGCGGCTGTCGGCGGGCCGGGTGCAGTCCGTCGCGACCCGTCTCGTCGTCGAGCGGGAGCGCGAGCGCATCGCCTTCCGTTCCGCCGAGTACTGGGACCTGACCGGCACCTTTGCCACGGGACGAGCGGGTGACGCCAGCGATCCGTCCGCCCTCGCCGCCCGTCTGACCACGGTCGACGGCCGCCGTGTCGCGCAGGGCCGTGACTTCGGCGCCAACGGGCAGCTGAAGAACACCGACGTCCTGCACCTGGACGAGGCCAACGCCCGCGCGCTGGCCGCCGCCCTGGAGAGCACCGACTTCACCGTCCGGTCCGTCGAGTCCAAGCCGTACCGCCGCTCCCCGTACGCCCCGTTCCGTACGACCACCCTCCAGCAGGAGGCCAGCCGCAAGCTCGGCTTCGGCGCCAAGGTCACGATGCAGGTCGCGCAGAAGCTGTACGAGAACGGCTACATCACCTATATGCGTACGGACTCCACCACGCTCTCGGGCGCCGCGATCGCCGCGGCCCGGAGGCAGGTGACGCAGCTGTACGGCGCCGGCTATCTGCCGGACAAGCCGCGCACGTACGCCGGCAAGGTCAAGAACGCGCAGGAGGCGCACGAGGCGATCCGTCCCTCCGGCGACCGCTTCCGCACCCCGGCGGAGACCGGACTGACCGGCGACCAGTTCCGGCTCTACGAACTGATCTGGAAGCGGACCGTCGCTTCCCAGATGAAGGACGCGACGGGCAACTCCGTCACCGTCAAGATCGGCGGTACGGCGAGCGACGGCCGGGACGCCGAGTTCAGCGCGTCCGGCAAGACGATCACCTTCCACGGTTTCCTGAAGGCGTACGTGGAGGGCGCGGACGACCCGAACGCCGAGCTGGACGACCGCGAGCGGCGGCTGCCGCAGGTCGCCGAGGGCGACGCGCTGTCCGCGCGGGAGATCACCGTCGACGGGCACGCCACCAAGCCGCCCGCCCGTTACACCGAGCCCACGCTGACCAAGGAGCTGGAGGAGCGGGAGATCGGCCGTCCGTCGACGTATGTGTCGATCCTCGGCACCATTCTCGACCGCGGCTATGTCTTCAAGAAGGGCACCGCGCTCGTCCCGTCGTTCCTCTCCTTCGCCGTGGTCAACCTCCTGGAGAAGCACTTCGGCCGGCTGATCGACTACGGCTTCACCGCCAAGATGGAGGACGACCTCGACCGCATCGCGCGGGGTGAGGCGCAGGCCGTGCCGTGGCTGCGGCGCTTCTACTTCGGCGAGGGGGAGGCCGCGGGGGCCGCGTCGGAGGCCGGCAACGGCGACGGCGACCACTTCGGCGGGCTGAAGGAGCTGGTCGAGGACCTGGGCGCGATCGACGCCCGGGAGATCTCGTCCTTCCCCGTCGGCGACGACATCAAGCTGCGGGTCGGCCGCTACGGCCCGTACGTCGAGCGCGGGGAGAAGGACGCCGAGGGGCATCAGCGCGCTGATGTCCCCGACGATCTCGCGCCCGACGAGCTGACCGTGGAGTACGCCGAGGAGCTGCTGGCCAAGCCGAGCGGCGACTTCGAGCTGGGCAGGGACCCGGTGAGCGGCCACCAGATCGTGGCGAAGGACGGCCGCTACGGCCCGTACGTCACCGAGATCCTGCCCGAAGGCACCCCGAAGACCGGCAAGAACGCGGTCAAGCCGCGGACCGCCTCGCTCTTCAAGTCGATGTCCCTGGACACGGTGACCCTTGAGGACGCGCTGAAGCTGATGTCGCTGCCGCGCGTCGTCGGCAAGGACGCCGAGGGCGTGGAGATCACCGCGCAGAACGGCCGCTACGGCCCGTACCTCAAGAAGGGCACCGACTCGCGCTCCCTGGAGAGCGAGGAGCAGATCTTCACCATCACCCTGGACGAGGCGCTGGCGATCTACGCGCAGCCCAAGGTCCGCGGCCGGGCGGCCGCCAAGCCGCCGCTCAAGGAGCTGGGCACCGACCCGGTGAGCGGCAAGCCGGTGGTGGTCAAGGACGGCCGGTTCGGCGCGTACGTCACCGACGGCGAGACCAATGCGACGCTGCGGCGCGACGACGACGTCGAGGCGATCACCGCCGAGCGCGGCTACGAGCTGCTGGCGGAGAAGCGCGCCAAGGGGCCGGCGAAGAAGAAGACGGCCAAGAAGGCGCCGGCCAAGAAGACGGCGGCGAAGAAGACGGCCGCCAAGAAGACCGTGGCGAAGAAGACGGCCGCCAAGAAGACCGCGGCGAAGAAGACCACCACGGCCAAGAAGACGACCGCGAAGAAAACCGCTACGGCGGCGCGGAAGACGGCGGCTTCGGCGGAGGACTGA